Proteins encoded by one window of Monoglobus pectinilyticus:
- a CDS encoding InlB B-repeat-containing protein, translating into MAIVNNQSELQAAIAAHDSFIQVDTDITLTARLVIRYAVVISSIDSANVRTIFKGESFFGNMFSITNCGALTLRNIILDGNAGKHPNDNSTNRSAVLLAGGTLTLETGAVIQNNNAYTEGGAVYMSGNANYANALVMRDNAKVTGCYSKTTGGGIMAALRNNSDSVFITGRSVISNNGASSGAGLYFRSYLEGVNGNLTLGDNVQFIGNQAEGDGGGVYCSNFINGNTVPLTLTINNEVKFTNNTAGGYGGGFYYMGTFNGDSVSLSGGAEFAQNSAVKAGGGVYMIFQDESSADAEILDITLKDNSAGSGGGLYLQTQNGGNINLTGTQIDFNTSTNMSNGHGGGVYIINNSTDKILTEKINNVNFENNSSAYQGGAIYINDKAKSDLTFSENTINENTAGSAGGGISIAGDGGKISFNNNTISNNSAAVSGGGAICTNSGTTPMVLNFIGDTVIDNKSGSEGGGLRLSGGSGELNAVIQDADISGNIADNVGGGVWAAGTNSSLTVNGTTSIYGNETINGNGGGIYFNIPAGTLNLCESAKVNRNSAVGGNGLINNGGGGVYLAYGTMNLSDSVEVRDNKAHRNGGGINARDGAVINMQGGTIDGNVSGQFGGGVYLKNSSVFNFKNGSINGNKANAGGGIYNESNSVVYLSESVSLGDEDPNSAATAPGIYNSAELNIMGTRNIENGVYIGSDVSSVPILNSTILPDSKIQLNNSPYLTPNDEGNSIAAAVASEDSYPVLSQQDADAFIKPPDSFDDWKVRLSSDKTQIILDQAVHTITYLNTLGAYNPNPATFTGTSPDIILQPLDGPPGYQFVGWFTEESGGTQVTVIPSGTSEDITLYAHWAIIIPWRVLIFEPNDAGGPPAENIPSPIQIPDASEVWIPDDMPVRTGYTFVGWNIYADGSGVMYQPGQYLGPLTMDVVLYAIWQPNSSSCCCCKCCCKKEKVR; encoded by the coding sequence TTGGCAATTGTTAATAATCAGAGTGAACTGCAGGCTGCAATAGCTGCACATGACAGTTTCATACAAGTGGATACTGATATAACTCTGACAGCACGGCTGGTAATCAGATATGCTGTTGTTATAAGCAGTATTGATTCAGCCAATGTTCGTACTATTTTCAAGGGTGAATCTTTCTTTGGAAATATGTTCAGTATTACAAACTGCGGTGCTTTAACTCTCCGAAATATTATACTTGATGGAAATGCAGGGAAACATCCAAACGATAACAGCACAAACAGGTCTGCCGTATTATTAGCCGGCGGAACACTGACCCTGGAGACAGGCGCGGTTATTCAAAATAATAACGCTTATACTGAGGGCGGAGCTGTATATATGTCAGGAAACGCAAACTACGCCAACGCTTTGGTGATGCGGGATAATGCCAAGGTGACCGGATGTTATTCCAAAACCACTGGCGGCGGGATTATGGCGGCGCTGAGAAATAACAGCGACAGCGTTTTTATTACAGGACGGTCGGTCATAAGCAATAACGGAGCTTCTTCAGGGGCAGGATTATATTTCCGCTCATATTTGGAGGGGGTAAATGGAAACCTTACTTTGGGTGATAACGTTCAGTTCATCGGAAATCAAGCGGAAGGAGATGGCGGAGGGGTTTACTGTTCTAATTTTATAAATGGAAATACAGTGCCATTAACTCTGACAATAAATAACGAGGTGAAATTTACAAATAATACGGCCGGCGGGTATGGCGGCGGATTTTATTATATGGGCACCTTTAATGGCGACTCGGTCAGTTTGTCAGGCGGAGCAGAATTCGCGCAGAATTCGGCTGTTAAGGCTGGGGGAGGAGTATATATGATATTCCAGGACGAAAGCTCGGCTGATGCGGAGATTTTAGATATTACGCTAAAGGACAACAGTGCCGGAAGCGGCGGCGGTCTTTATTTACAGACTCAGAACGGAGGAAATATAAATTTAACAGGGACGCAAATTGATTTTAATACTTCCACCAATATGTCAAACGGACACGGCGGAGGAGTTTATATTATAAATAACAGTACCGACAAAATTCTGACTGAAAAAATAAACAATGTAAATTTTGAAAATAATTCCTCCGCATATCAGGGCGGAGCTATATATATTAATGACAAAGCAAAGTCGGATTTAACTTTCAGTGAAAATACAATAAATGAGAATACAGCAGGTTCCGCAGGCGGAGGAATAAGCATTGCCGGAGACGGCGGGAAAATAAGCTTTAATAATAATACTATCAGCAATAACAGTGCGGCCGTCAGCGGAGGCGGAGCAATCTGCACTAATAGCGGCACAACGCCCATGGTTCTAAACTTTATTGGAGATACGGTGATTGATAATAAATCAGGCAGTGAAGGCGGAGGACTGCGTTTATCCGGCGGTTCAGGAGAGCTAAACGCTGTTATTCAGGACGCGGATATATCTGGCAATATTGCTGATAATGTCGGGGGCGGCGTTTGGGCCGCAGGAACCAACAGCAGTTTGACGGTCAATGGAACAACAAGCATATATGGCAACGAGACAATCAATGGCAATGGAGGAGGAATATACTTTAATATTCCGGCAGGAACGCTAAATTTGTGTGAGAGTGCAAAAGTGAATCGGAATTCTGCTGTTGGCGGAAATGGATTAATAAATAACGGTGGCGGTGGTGTGTATCTCGCATATGGTACAATGAATCTATCAGACTCTGTTGAGGTCAGAGATAATAAAGCTCACAGAAACGGCGGAGGAATAAATGCTAGGGACGGCGCCGTTATAAATATGCAGGGAGGAACCATAGACGGTAATGTTTCGGGTCAATTCGGAGGGGGAGTATATTTAAAAAACTCTTCGGTATTTAATTTCAAAAACGGCAGTATAAATGGAAATAAGGCAAATGCAGGAGGAGGTATATACAATGAAAGCAATTCTGTTGTATATTTAAGCGAGAGCGTCTCTTTAGGTGATGAAGATCCAAATTCTGCCGCAACAGCTCCGGGTATTTACAATTCCGCAGAACTCAACATTATGGGAACAAGAAATATTGAAAACGGAGTGTATATTGGATCTGATGTTTCATCAGTTCCAATTCTGAACAGCACGATTCTGCCCGACTCCAAGATACAGTTAAACAACTCGCCTTATCTTACGCCAAACGATGAGGGGAATTCTATAGCGGCGGCGGTGGCGTCAGAAGATTCATACCCGGTTTTGTCACAGCAAGACGCTGACGCGTTTATAAAGCCGCCTGATAGTTTCGATGACTGGAAAGTTCGGCTGAGCAGTGATAAAACTCAAATAATTCTTGATCAGGCTGTTCACACGATAACCTATTTAAACACTCTTGGCGCATATAACCCAAATCCTGCAACCTTTACGGGGACTTCTCCTGATATAATTTTGCAGCCGCTTGACGGGCCTCCGGGATACCAATTTGTCGGATGGTTTACTGAGGAGTCGGGCGGAACTCAGGTAACCGTAATACCGTCAGGAACTTCTGAGGATATAACGCTGTATGCTCATTGGGCAATTATTATTCCTTGGCGTGTTTTAATATTTGAACCAAACGACGCGGGTGGTCCGCCTGCAGAAAATATACCGTCACCGATACAGATTCCTGACGCCAGTGAGGTTTGGATTCCTGATGATATGCCTGTTCGAACAGGATATACCTTCGTCGGCTGGAATATTTATGCTGACGGCAGCGGCGTTATGTACCAGCCCGGACAGTATTTAGGACCTTTGACAATGGATGTGGTTCTATATGCAATTTGGCAGCCGAATTCATCATCATGCTGTTGCTGCAAGTGCTGCTGCAAGAAGGAAAAAGTGCGTTAG
- a CDS encoding TetR/AcrR family transcriptional regulator: MSRNKYPEETVKLILDTAAKLFAEKGYDETSLQDIIDRTNLSKGAIYHHFSSKEEIFLRVCDRVGQESERVLRKIVSREDLSGVEKLKEIFRVSLLCPSQKRIMDIVPYLLDNPKFLSIEIQSVFNEVAPLYIKPILEQGIKDGSIKTEHPNELAEALLILANVWLHPLIKPTTPEEVKARCAVYNEITSGYGFEILDEELIDTLVEYSKSINKKEKE; this comes from the coding sequence ATGTCAAGAAATAAATATCCGGAGGAGACCGTAAAATTAATATTAGATACAGCGGCAAAGCTTTTTGCTGAAAAGGGATATGATGAAACATCGCTTCAGGATATAATAGATAGAACAAATCTGTCCAAGGGCGCTATATACCATCATTTTTCCTCTAAAGAAGAAATATTTTTGAGAGTGTGTGACAGAGTCGGTCAGGAAAGTGAGAGAGTGCTGCGGAAAATAGTCTCTAGAGAAGACCTTTCAGGGGTCGAAAAGCTTAAGGAGATTTTTAGAGTCTCTTTGCTTTGTCCTAGTCAGAAGCGGATAATGGATATTGTGCCATACTTGCTTGATAATCCCAAGTTTTTATCAATTGAAATACAAAGTGTGTTTAACGAGGTTGCTCCATTATATATAAAACCAATCTTAGAGCAGGGAATAAAAGACGGTTCAATTAAGACAGAGCATCCAAACGAACTCGCAGAGGCTCTTTTAATATTGGCAAACGTTTGGCTTCATCCTCTTATAAAGCCCACAACTCCTGAGGAGGTTAAGGCAAGATGCGCTGTATACAATGAAATAACGTCAGGATATGGTTTTGAGATTCTTGATGAAGAGTTAATTGACACTTTAGTTGAATATAGTAAATCAATAAATAAAAAAGAAAAAGAATAA
- a CDS encoding MFS transporter: MKKQILFQKDFTLVVIGQIISLFGNAILRFALPLYLLRETGSPSLFGAVTACSFIPMIIFSLFGGVLADRVNKRNIMVILDFGTAAIIAVFYLIHGILPIVPIMIVCLMLLYSISGAYQPAVQASIPALLENEQIMRGNAVINMVNTLASLLGPIIGGILFGAWGLVPILLVSTACFLSSAVMEIFIHIPFKKRKSEKSMASIVLDDLKESGRYIKNEKPEFVPVIVILALFNLIFSSVMIVGIPIMVVNILQMSDISLGITQGALGLGGLAGGLLGGIIGGRLKLKNGYLLLAGCSVSALVMGIGLFSFVPPLVGYWLITGMSFAAMALSTMFTIQMCSMVQQQTPSHLIGKIMALIMAVANCAAPAGQAMYGLLFDVCSMVPWAIMLGAAVVSIGISLYSKKVFFKLESANG, encoded by the coding sequence ATGAAAAAACAGATTTTGTTTCAAAAGGATTTTACATTGGTGGTTATAGGGCAAATTATATCACTGTTTGGGAACGCTATACTGCGTTTTGCGCTGCCGCTGTATTTGCTGAGAGAAACCGGATCGCCGTCTTTGTTTGGCGCGGTCACGGCGTGTTCATTTATACCAATGATAATTTTCTCATTGTTTGGAGGAGTGCTGGCGGATCGGGTCAACAAGAGAAATATAATGGTGATTCTAGACTTTGGAACGGCGGCTATCATTGCAGTATTCTATTTGATACACGGTATACTGCCGATTGTGCCTATTATGATTGTATGCCTTATGCTGCTCTACAGTATATCCGGCGCATATCAGCCTGCCGTTCAGGCAAGTATTCCGGCACTGCTTGAAAATGAGCAGATTATGAGGGGAAATGCTGTTATAAACATGGTAAATACTCTGGCAAGTCTTTTGGGTCCTATAATCGGAGGTATCTTGTTCGGCGCCTGGGGGCTTGTTCCAATATTGCTGGTAAGTACAGCGTGTTTCCTTAGTTCGGCAGTAATGGAGATTTTTATACATATTCCGTTTAAAAAGAGAAAGTCAGAAAAAAGTATGGCGTCAATAGTTTTGGATGACTTAAAAGAAAGCGGCAGATATATCAAAAATGAAAAACCTGAGTTTGTACCGGTTATTGTTATTCTGGCGCTTTTTAATTTAATTTTCTCTTCCGTTATGATTGTAGGAATACCTATTATGGTTGTAAATATACTTCAAATGAGCGATATAAGTTTGGGTATAACTCAGGGGGCGCTTGGTCTTGGAGGTTTGGCAGGAGGGCTGCTCGGAGGAATTATCGGAGGAAGACTAAAACTTAAAAATGGTTATCTGTTGCTTGCCGGGTGTTCTGTTTCGGCTCTTGTTATGGGAATCGGACTGTTTTCATTTGTTCCGCCATTGGTCGGATACTGGCTTATCACCGGTATGAGTTTTGCGGCAATGGCGCTGTCGACAATGTTTACTATTCAAATGTGCTCTATGGTTCAGCAGCAGACGCCGTCCCATTTGATTGGAAAAATAATGGCGCTTATTATGGCGGTTGCTAATTGCGCTGCTCCTGCAGGTCAGGCGATGTATGGATTATTATTTGACGTATGTTCTATGGTTCCGTGGGCGATTATGCTGGGAGCGGCTGTTGTATCTATAGGAATATCTCTATATTCTAAAAAAGTGTTTTTTAAACTTGAGAGCGCAAACGGATAA
- a CDS encoding response regulator, whose amino-acid sequence MKRNISGNIKKKIAFAAILIGIVLVSLTLLFIRGVQDQLWEESITAIMENTQQGCNTLRIQLKNDYESMSVLSKDIKKYSLSQTNEIETIINNYGHVEENISMYTEDGSYFPKGNQIDKTVQETVLNSDITNGIIDPHISSITGVNVFNIFIRTTMNDGTKAYLVKEYEIENIVESFSLSFYNDAGFSYVINTKGDVLIRPPHPNSNKTVKNLFDMLPTGKNDANNIKQFAQSLENNDTGWAIFTYQNEKTVFCFTPLQLESDWFLISIIPKDVVDAQTNDILIRSMLLIGCILLGIILLALFYFHHANKTNKKITNQTNYIGHLYNALPEGVALITVNQPFKLIQLNQEGLRLLHYPDGSLNDAPKGKELKDFIYHEDADRIIKDFTNVSLNSQRNTFEHRIVRTDGSFFWASVIVEKTISENGEPVLIAAFHDITKEKLAEEAAEREKLQERITLVKAISNAYPVIISINLSKDTLNFIYMKEGLMIGLGKQKTYTELYNQIVSTIHTDSIEEFKERFAPETLTAALGKEKNEIFIECKQILSDKKYHWISTQIIYVDNPYSKDKLAILISRRIDEQRYEEEQRRQALQSALDSAKSASEAKSQFLSNMSHDIRTPMNAILGMTAIATTHIDDRERVLDCLKKIGLSSNHLLSLINDVLDMSKIESGKLSLRNEPFNFAELVADSIELVRSQAIANQLKLNVRFDVMKNENVIGDPLRIRQVYINILSNAVKYTKPGGTVSIEVKQRKSIHKGYQNYIFVCSDTGIGMSPDFIEKLFQPFERSNDSSADKINGTGLGMAITKNIIDLMNGDIQVESTLGKGSVFTVTFPLQLQDAPKDEIPHEWKGIRCLIIDDDIQSCKDAAELLEEIGLRAEYTTEGKTAVETVIREKDTSDPFRLVIVDWKMPDMDGIETTRQLRQKIGSEIPVIILTAYDWSEIEHEAKKSGVTSFISKPFYRSKLCYLLNELSGDNTSEESNNILDITNLSDKHVLLVEDNEINREIARTIINEMGIQTDEAKDGEEAVKIVSESEIGYYDLILMDIQMPKMDGYSATKAIRLLDRADASGIPIIAMTANAFEEDIWAARRAGMNGHLSKPVNIEKLKSTLINVLNGNSAD is encoded by the coding sequence ATGAAACGTAACATTTCAGGCAATATTAAAAAGAAAATTGCTTTCGCCGCAATTCTTATAGGTATTGTTTTAGTTTCCCTTACACTTCTTTTTATACGGGGAGTTCAAGATCAATTATGGGAAGAATCTATTACAGCTATTATGGAAAACACTCAGCAAGGCTGCAACACTCTTCGGATCCAACTCAAAAACGATTATGAGTCAATGAGTGTACTCTCTAAAGATATAAAAAAATATTCCCTAAGCCAAACAAATGAAATAGAAACAATTATTAATAACTACGGCCATGTAGAAGAAAATATAAGTATGTATACTGAAGACGGCAGTTATTTCCCAAAAGGAAACCAAATTGACAAAACAGTGCAGGAGACGGTTCTGAACTCTGATATTACAAACGGAATTATTGACCCGCACATCAGCAGCATAACCGGGGTAAACGTTTTTAATATATTTATAAGAACCACTATGAATGATGGAACAAAAGCCTATTTGGTCAAAGAATATGAGATAGAAAATATAGTTGAAAGTTTTAGTCTCTCTTTTTATAACGACGCCGGCTTTTCTTATGTCATCAACACCAAAGGAGACGTTTTAATCCGTCCTCCGCATCCAAACAGCAACAAAACAGTTAAAAATCTTTTTGACATGCTTCCTACTGGCAAAAATGACGCAAACAATATTAAACAATTTGCACAGTCATTAGAAAACAACGACACCGGCTGGGCTATATTTACATACCAAAATGAAAAAACTGTATTCTGTTTCACACCGTTACAGCTGGAGTCTGACTGGTTTTTAATTTCGATAATACCTAAAGATGTTGTGGACGCTCAAACAAATGATATATTGATTCGTTCCATGCTTCTTATAGGCTGTATACTTTTAGGAATAATTCTCTTGGCATTATTTTATTTCCATCATGCTAATAAGACAAATAAAAAAATAACCAACCAAACAAATTATATTGGTCACCTGTATAACGCCCTCCCGGAAGGGGTTGCACTCATAACCGTAAACCAGCCGTTTAAGCTGATACAGCTCAATCAAGAGGGACTTCGGCTTCTGCATTATCCCGATGGCTCGCTGAATGATGCGCCAAAGGGGAAAGAGTTAAAAGATTTCATTTATCATGAAGACGCTGACAGAATTATCAAAGATTTTACAAATGTATCTCTAAACAGTCAGAGAAACACTTTTGAACACAGAATTGTCAGAACTGACGGAAGCTTTTTCTGGGCCTCAGTTATTGTCGAGAAGACAATCAGTGAAAATGGAGAACCGGTGTTAATCGCTGCGTTTCATGATATAACAAAAGAAAAATTAGCCGAGGAAGCCGCAGAGAGGGAAAAACTCCAGGAAAGAATTACTCTTGTTAAAGCGATCTCCAACGCCTACCCTGTTATTATCAGTATAAACCTTTCCAAAGACACACTCAATTTCATTTATATGAAAGAGGGACTCATGATTGGGCTCGGAAAACAAAAGACATATACCGAACTGTATAATCAAATTGTTTCTACCATTCACACTGACAGTATTGAAGAATTTAAAGAAAGGTTTGCACCCGAAACGCTGACGGCCGCTTTAGGGAAAGAAAAAAATGAAATATTTATCGAATGCAAACAAATCCTTTCGGACAAAAAATACCATTGGATTTCTACACAAATAATATATGTAGACAATCCATATTCCAAAGATAAACTAGCTATACTTATTTCACGGCGTATAGATGAACAGCGGTATGAAGAAGAACAGAGGCGGCAAGCGCTTCAAAGCGCGCTAGACAGCGCTAAATCAGCAAGCGAGGCAAAAAGCCAGTTCCTGTCAAATATGAGCCATGATATAAGGACGCCTATGAACGCTATTTTAGGAATGACCGCCATTGCCACCACGCATATAGACGACCGTGAACGCGTATTAGACTGCCTGAAAAAAATTGGGCTTTCCAGCAACCACTTGCTCAGTCTTATTAACGATGTGCTTGATATGTCTAAAATTGAAAGCGGCAAACTTTCTCTTAGAAACGAGCCTTTTAACTTTGCTGAACTTGTTGCCGATTCTATTGAATTGGTACGTTCACAAGCCATTGCTAATCAACTCAAACTCAATGTGCGTTTTGATGTAATGAAAAACGAAAACGTTATCGGCGATCCTCTCAGAATACGCCAAGTATATATTAATATTTTAAGCAACGCGGTTAAGTATACCAAACCCGGAGGCACAGTAAGTATTGAAGTAAAACAAAGGAAGAGTATACATAAAGGATATCAGAACTATATATTTGTTTGCTCTGATACAGGAATAGGAATGAGTCCTGATTTTATTGAAAAATTATTTCAGCCGTTTGAAAGGTCAAACGATTCATCTGCTGACAAAATAAACGGAACCGGCCTTGGTATGGCAATAACTAAAAATATAATTGATTTGATGAACGGAGATATTCAGGTTGAAAGCACTCTCGGAAAAGGTTCCGTCTTCACAGTCACATTTCCGCTGCAGCTTCAAGACGCCCCAAAAGATGAAATTCCTCATGAATGGAAGGGAATACGCTGTTTGATAATTGACGATGACATACAGTCATGCAAAGACGCGGCGGAACTTTTAGAGGAAATAGGGTTGAGAGCAGAATATACAACAGAGGGAAAGACTGCGGTGGAAACCGTAATCCGAGAAAAAGATACATCAGACCCATTCCGCCTTGTAATCGTTGACTGGAAAATGCCTGATATGGACGGTATTGAAACCACCAGGCAGTTAAGACAGAAAATAGGTTCTGAAATTCCTGTAATCATTCTCACCGCATATGACTGGTCGGAAATAGAACATGAGGCAAAAAAGTCAGGCGTAACGTCTTTCATCTCCAAACCGTTCTATCGCTCAAAGTTATGTTACTTGTTGAATGAGCTAAGCGGAGATAACACTTCAGAAGAGTCAAATAACATATTAGACATTACAAATTTGTCCGACAAACATGTGCTGCTGGTTGAGGATAACGAAATTAACCGCGAGATTGCACGCACAATAATTAATGAAATGGGTATACAAACAGATGAGGCAAAAGACGGAGAAGAAGCTGTTAAAATAGTATCTGAATCAGAAATTGGATACTATGATTTAATTTTAATGGATATACAAATGCCAAAGATGGATGGTTACAGCGCAACAAAAGCTATCCGACTGTTAGACAGGGCTGACGCTTCCGGGATTCCCATAATCGCCATGACGGCAAATGCCTTTGAAGAGGATATATGGGCGGCGCGGAGAGCAGGCATGAACGGGCACCTTTCTAAACCAGTAAATATAGAAAAATTAAAGTCCACTCTGATAAATGTATTAAACGGTAACAGCGCGGATTAA
- a CDS encoding ABC transporter substrate-binding protein translates to MFRKIVFFQLIIILTSIFLLSGCTEKSKVVSYQNNPDTTTITFFGNKYETENVRVIEEIISNFMKENPEIRVSYESLKGNEYYEALEKRIQTGKADDVFMVNHDILLELKSRGKVTDLSGLSTIPNYTDSMLSQMNDNGSIYWVPTTVSVFGLYCNTDLLKKHKQKVPENLGEWRTVCDYFLEQGTTPIIANNDISLKTLAIGKGFYSAYQNKNQQEIFESLSSGDKVLSDYLGSGFSLVNEFIDKGYIDAAKTLNTKKTSDDLTEFVKGNTPFMLTGAWAAGRVAEMSPDFEFQVVPYPALDDGSLEVINADTRLSINSETANLDEAIKFVEYFTRDENIQKFADQQSSFSPLKNGSPSAVKEIQPLVSCYQSSRTVIGTDSMLDLPIWDLTADATKKLLSGESFESTMQWIDEQAGSERGAPNET, encoded by the coding sequence ATGTTTAGAAAAATAGTGTTTTTTCAGCTCATTATAATTTTGACATCTATTTTTCTTCTCTCAGGGTGCACAGAAAAAAGTAAGGTTGTGAGTTATCAAAATAATCCCGATACAACAACAATAACTTTTTTCGGCAATAAATACGAGACAGAGAATGTTAGAGTTATAGAAGAAATAATATCAAACTTTATGAAAGAAAATCCTGAAATCAGAGTTTCTTATGAAAGTCTTAAAGGAAACGAATACTATGAAGCATTGGAAAAGCGTATTCAAACAGGAAAAGCTGACGATGTTTTTATGGTGAATCATGACATTCTTCTTGAGCTTAAATCCCGGGGCAAAGTGACTGACTTATCCGGTCTCAGCACAATCCCAAACTATACTGACAGTATGCTCAGTCAGATGAACGACAACGGCAGTATATACTGGGTTCCTACTACTGTTTCTGTTTTTGGATTATATTGCAACACCGACTTGCTGAAAAAACATAAACAAAAAGTCCCCGAAAATTTAGGAGAATGGAGAACAGTATGCGATTACTTTTTAGAGCAAGGAACAACGCCGATAATAGCCAACAATGATATTTCATTAAAGACCCTAGCTATAGGAAAAGGGTTCTACTCAGCTTATCAAAACAAAAACCAGCAAGAAATCTTTGAGAGTTTAAGTTCCGGTGATAAAGTTCTAAGTGATTACTTAGGATCCGGGTTCTCTCTTGTCAATGAATTCATTGACAAGGGCTATATTGACGCCGCTAAAACCCTTAACACTAAAAAAACTTCAGATGATTTGACGGAGTTTGTAAAAGGAAACACGCCGTTTATGCTGACAGGAGCTTGGGCAGCAGGACGCGTTGCTGAAATGTCTCCCGACTTTGAATTTCAGGTTGTTCCCTATCCCGCATTGGACGACGGTTCCTTAGAAGTCATTAATGCTGATACTAGGCTTAGTATAAACTCAGAAACCGCAAATCTTGACGAGGCAATAAAATTTGTTGAATATTTTACCCGAGATGAGAACATACAAAAGTTCGCTGACCAGCAATCATCGTTCAGTCCGCTTAAAAACGGTTCTCCATCTGCTGTTAAAGAAATTCAACCGCTTGTTTCTTGTTATCAATCATCAAGAACAGTAATAGGAACAGACTCTATGCTTGATTTGCCGATTTGGGATTTAACAGCCGACGCAACTAAAAAATTGCTTTCAGGCGAGTCTTTTGAATCCACAATGCAATGGATAGACGAACAAGCCGGTTCGGAAAGGGGTGCTCCTAATGAAACGTAA